The following are from one region of the Pseudazoarcus pumilus genome:
- a CDS encoding TRAP transporter permease, producing MSISVGGQRDGARWTALLLRWYCVGIILYHLYAAQFGAPEVMMFRPTHVAMYTSLIFLTYALRAGRQGEPREAPWYDWALFALAWLPALYIYIDYERIVTRYPYVAGLEALDWTMGALAIALVMEACRRAVGNTMVILLGFFLVHALFGPYFPGPLNQTAISPERLIDHLFMTTSGLYGSITGISATYVLMFVLLGAMLDQARGGDLFMNLASGLMGRFRGGPGKAAIMASGLFGSISGAAVANVYATGTFTIPLMKRTGFRPNVAAAVEAVASSSGQLVPPIMGSAAFLIADFTRLQYLDVAIAAILPAFLFLFAIFVMVHLEAIRYNLPAMSADLVRKARKDIWLHIHMLLVLVVVVLMLVDRRTPFFAAYVGVVTTIILAQVRVHTRFNFTGVVDAFELGARRIAPVAAALFIAALVVGTIELSGLGLRFTSLLLALTGGHLFPTLLLVMAACIILGMGLPTSAAYMIVALFGAPALVRVGVDPLAAHMFVFYYAIISAITPPVALASYAAATIADCPMQRAGWTSMKLGAAVYIVPFVFVYHPALLFRGDWETTVIGLLTAVVGIVSLALAVQGYGTRKLNVVERAIAASAAILLLIGGWQTDLAGAVLFALVVVLHARNPKREIVATNPVTKE from the coding sequence ATGAGTATTTCGGTCGGAGGCCAGCGCGACGGCGCGCGCTGGACAGCACTCCTCCTGCGCTGGTACTGCGTCGGGATCATCCTCTATCACCTGTACGCCGCGCAGTTCGGCGCACCGGAAGTAATGATGTTCAGACCGACGCACGTCGCGATGTACACCAGTCTTATCTTTCTCACCTACGCGCTGCGCGCTGGTAGACAGGGAGAACCGCGCGAAGCACCTTGGTACGACTGGGCTCTGTTCGCACTGGCATGGCTACCGGCGCTGTACATCTACATCGATTACGAGCGCATCGTCACCCGCTATCCATACGTCGCCGGTCTGGAAGCGCTCGACTGGACAATGGGCGCGCTCGCGATCGCTCTGGTGATGGAAGCCTGTCGCCGCGCCGTCGGCAACACCATGGTGATCCTGCTCGGATTCTTCCTCGTGCATGCGCTGTTCGGTCCGTATTTTCCGGGTCCGTTGAATCAAACCGCGATCAGCCCGGAACGGCTGATCGACCACCTGTTCATGACGACTTCGGGGCTTTACGGATCGATCACCGGCATCTCGGCGACCTACGTGCTGATGTTCGTGCTGCTCGGCGCGATGCTCGACCAAGCGCGAGGCGGCGACCTGTTCATGAACCTCGCCTCGGGCCTGATGGGAAGGTTCCGCGGCGGGCCAGGCAAGGCCGCGATCATGGCAAGCGGGCTGTTCGGCAGCATTTCCGGCGCCGCGGTCGCCAACGTCTATGCCACCGGCACCTTCACGATCCCGCTGATGAAGCGCACCGGATTTCGCCCGAACGTCGCGGCAGCCGTAGAAGCGGTGGCCTCGTCGAGCGGCCAACTCGTACCGCCAATCATGGGGTCGGCCGCATTCCTGATCGCCGACTTCACCCGGCTGCAGTATCTCGACGTCGCGATCGCCGCGATCCTGCCGGCCTTCCTGTTCCTGTTCGCGATCTTCGTGATGGTGCATCTGGAGGCGATCCGCTACAACCTGCCGGCGATGTCCGCTGACCTCGTGCGCAAGGCGCGCAAGGACATTTGGCTGCACATCCACATGCTTTTGGTGCTGGTCGTGGTAGTGCTGATGCTGGTCGACCGTCGCACGCCGTTCTTCGCCGCCTATGTCGGCGTGGTCACGACGATCATCCTCGCCCAGGTACGGGTGCACACCCGGTTCAATTTCACCGGCGTAGTCGACGCTTTCGAGCTTGGCGCACGCCGCATCGCGCCGGTCGCGGCGGCACTGTTCATCGCCGCGCTGGTCGTCGGCACGATCGAGCTGAGCGGGCTGGGGCTGCGTTTCACGTCGCTGCTGCTCGCGCTGACCGGTGGCCACCTGTTCCCGACGCTGCTGCTGGTGATGGCGGCCTGCATCATCCTCGGCATGGGTCTGCCGACCTCGGCCGCTTACATGATCGTGGCGCTGTTCGGCGCGCCGGCGCTGGTGCGGGTCGGCGTCGATCCGCTCGCCGCCCACATGTTCGTCTTCTACTACGCGATTATTTCGGCGATCACGCCGCCAGTCGCGCTGGCCTCGTACGCCGCCGCGACGATCGCCGACTGCCCGATGCAGCGCGCTGGCTGGACGTCGATGAAGCTCGGGGCGGCGGTATACATCGTCCCTTTCGTGTTCGTCTATCACCCCGCACTGCTGTTCCGCGGCGACTGGGAAACCACCGTCATCGGGCTGCTCACCGCCGTGGTCGGCATTGTCTCACTCGCGCTCGCGGTGCAGGGCTACGGCACACGCAAGCTCAATGTCGTCGAGCGCGCAATCGCCGCCAGCGCGGCGATCCTACTGCTGATCGGCGGCTGGCAAACCGACTTGGCCGGCGCCGTGCTGTTCGCGCTGGTGGTCGTACTTCATGCCCGCAATCCCAAGCGGGAAATTGTCGCAACCAACCCTGTAACCAAGGAGTAA
- a CDS encoding TAXI family TRAP transporter solute-binding subunit, translating to MLKKTTSWAASALLAFTLGAPLHASEKPFNLDIPEQTIAAGSTGGSWYIISTALFDLYKDHIGGLRYNIVPGGGVANPISVQSKKVGIAMGYTTTLHAAYSGAAPYETPMTDLRAVANLNMTNVLHPFFLAEVPADSLKELGEKQLRLRIDTGTRGTGGELAASRALTAHGAGYGDIRGWGGAVSHSAYSEAMDRMKDGHIDAFVNDDIIRNPTFVDLTLARDVKLLPLSQTTIDELADKYGYSPTIIPAGSYRNQDEDIPTISQHNVVFAHKDTPEELVYAMVKLMFENKARLVEAHPLFRDLDVQKGAQGFPIPLHPGAERYFREVGTLN from the coding sequence ATGCTCAAAAAGACCACGTCATGGGCCGCATCCGCCCTGCTCGCCTTCACCCTGGGCGCGCCCCTGCATGCGAGCGAAAAACCGTTCAATCTGGACATTCCGGAGCAGACCATCGCCGCCGGCTCCACCGGAGGCTCGTGGTACATCATCTCGACCGCGCTGTTCGACCTGTACAAGGACCATATCGGAGGCCTGCGCTACAACATCGTGCCCGGCGGCGGCGTCGCCAACCCCATCTCGGTCCAAAGCAAGAAGGTCGGGATAGCGATGGGCTACACGACCACTCTTCATGCCGCGTATAGCGGCGCGGCCCCATACGAGACGCCGATGACGGACCTGCGCGCAGTGGCCAACCTGAACATGACAAACGTGCTGCATCCCTTCTTTCTCGCTGAAGTACCGGCCGATAGCCTCAAGGAACTGGGAGAAAAGCAGTTGCGCCTGCGGATCGACACCGGCACCCGCGGGACCGGTGGCGAGCTTGCCGCCAGTCGCGCGCTCACGGCCCATGGCGCCGGCTACGGCGACATTCGCGGCTGGGGCGGCGCGGTCAGCCACTCGGCCTATAGCGAAGCGATGGACCGGATGAAGGACGGCCATATCGACGCTTTCGTCAACGACGACATCATCCGCAACCCGACCTTCGTGGATCTCACTCTCGCGCGCGACGTCAAGCTACTGCCGCTCAGCCAGACGACGATCGATGAACTGGCCGACAAGTACGGTTACTCGCCCACGATCATTCCAGCGGGCAGCTATCGCAATCAGGACGAGGACATTCCGACCATCTCCCAGCACAACGTCGTATTCGCACACAAGGACACGCCGGAGGAACTGGTTTACGCAATGGTCAAGTTGATGTTCGAGAACAAGGCACGGCTGGTCGAGGCACATCCGCTGTTCCGGGACCTCGACGTACAGAAGGGAGCTCAAGGCTTCCCGATCCCGCTACACCCCGGCGCGGAACGCTACTTCCGCGAAGTCGGTACGCTCAACTAA